In the Treponema maltophilum ATCC 51939 genome, GGCTATAAAATTGACCGGTTTGGGATTGCCTTCGGAAATGAAAGCGTATATGCCTTCTTCTCCGAGCGACAACGAATTTGCAAGCGTATGCCCCTATATGTTCCTGTGGGACGTTATAGACTTGGGTTACACCGCCGCCGTTGCCGTGGATTCTTTGTGCAAGGGAACGTATAATTCCGCCGTCGGAAAAGAATTGAAAGTACCCGCTTACGGCGAATATCCCGACCGCGTAATGAAAACCATTCCCGATCCCGATGCTCCCGGCGGAACGCTGATTTCCGTAGGCGCACCGTATTCTTTCCACAAAGGCAATATGGCCGTGTGGATCAAGCGCTTATAATCGCGATAAGCATGTTGCAATAATCGATCGACAAGGCTGCCTTGAATGAGTTTTCTTTCGGGGCAGCCTTATTTTATGGAAACCTATCCTGTGAGGGAAAATATGGAAAAAGCTTTTAAAATGAAATTAAAGCCGGGCTGCAAAGCCGAATATAAAAAACGCCACGATGCCATTTGGCCGGAACTGAAAAAAGCCATCAGCGAGTCCGGCGTATACGATTATTCCATCTATTTGGACGAAGAAACGTTGACGCTCTTTGCCGTTCAAAAGGTAAAGCCCGGTTCAAATCCCGATAAGCAAAAAGACATGGAAATAGTCCGCAAATGGTGGGATATGATGGCCGATATTATGGACGTTAATCCCGATAATTCGCCCGTATGCACGGATTTACCCTGCATGTTTCACATGGACTGACGGCTGCCTTTTTCTTCGGCATCCTGCGCGATTAAAAAGCGCAGCGCTTCCACTGCGGCACGGATTGCCGTATCCGTATCGTGCACAATCGGATTGTCCATGCCGGCTTTGTTCCGTTCCTGATTGCCGACAACCGAAAAAACCGAACCGCAGCGTACGCGCAAATAATCGGCTACGATAAAAAGCGCCGCCGATTCCATTTCCGATGCCTTACAGCCCATGCGCAGCCACGCCTGCCATTTTTGTTCCAATTCGTAGCTGACGGGTTTCGTTTCCGGCTCGTGCTGGCCGTAAAAGGCGTCTTTGCACTGCACAATGCCGGCATGATAGACCGCGTTGAGTTTTTTTGCCGCCTTTATGAGCGCGTTTGTAACGTCCAAATTTGCGACGGCCGGAAATTCAATCGGAGCATATTCTTTGCTGGTTCCTTCGGCACGGATTGCGCCGGTAGCGATAACGATGTCGCCGCCCTTTACGTTTAAGTCCATACCGCCGCAGGTTCCTATGCGTATAAAAGTGTCGGCGCCGCAGCGTACCAGTTCTTCCATCGCGATGGACGCAGAGGGCCCGCCGATACCGGTTGAGGTAACGCTTACTTTTTCGCCGTCCAAAGTACCGGTGTAGGTAACGTATTCGCGGCTGTCGGCAATAAACTTCGGTTCTTCAAAATACTGCGCGATTTTTCCGCAGCGCTTCGGATCGCCGGGCATAATGACATAGCGTCCCACATCCCCCGGCCGTATCTGCACATGATATTGTAAACCGACTTCTCCCGAATAATTTTGCATAAAACCTCCCGTAAAAAACCGTATACTAAAATAATTTGTAAAAAGTATAATCCATGTCATGCCGGATGTCTATGATGAACCGAATCCTCAGCATAAAAAATGATATAAAAAGACAAAAACAAAGTGCATTTCTGCTCAAAAATCTAGGGCTTTCCGGGAAAAAGGGACTCGGCATGAATGAAGAATTAAAAAAATACCGTCTTATGAGAAAGATGGATTTTGCCCGCATATGACGGGAGGGAGGGGGCAGTATGGTGTAAAGTCAATAAGCGCCGCGTATCAGCAAGGCCCTGACCGCGAGGCGTTTTACGCGTTTTTCTCAGGTGATTTTGCCCAAAAAGCGTAACCGCGCCGCATGCGGGCAGAGGCATTGCTGTACACATCACTTTTTGCCGATTTTCATTCATACCGAATCCTTGTTGTATTGGCAAAAGAGCGCCGAATGTGCTATTGTTTTGCGTGAATCGAAAATGAAGAAAATCCTTTTTACCGCCGCGCCTCTTTTAATTCTGCTTTTTGTAAGCTTTGCCGGCCGTCCTCCTGCGGATCCTGCATATAGCGAAAACGGTTCTTTATATTTGGGAAATCCGAGCGGCGCCGTTCGGGACGAGCAAAATCATGCGGACAATTATCTTATGATAAAAAATACGTACGCGCTTTCGTACAACAATGCCGCCTTGCAGCCGAATTGGGTAAGCTGGCACTTGGACGCTTCCGACCTCGGCGATATAAAACGGCAAAGCGACTTCCGTGCCGACGACGAACTTCCCGATTCGTGGTACGCCGTAAAAGAATCGGATTACGGCTATAAAGAATACGGTTTCGATCGGGGGCATATGTGCCCGTCGGCGGACCGCTCGAAAAACGTTCGGGATAATTCCGAAACGTTTTTAATGACGAATATGGTTCCGCAAACGCCGAACAACAACCGCATTGTGTGGCGCTTGCTCGAAGAATACGAACGCTCGTTGGCGGCCGAAGGCTGTGAGCTGTACATTGTATGCGGGCAGGCGGGAAGCGGCGGAACTTCGGATAAGGGCTTTTTTTCCGAAATTCCCGTTCCCGATTCCGGCCGCGCTATAAAAATTCCGTCGTACGTGTGGAAGGTTCTTTTGGTTTTGGAAAACGGAACGGACGACCTTAAGCGTATAAGTGCGGATACGCGCGTTATCGCCGTTTTGATTCCGAACACGGTCGAATGCGCCGAAAAAAAGTGGCAGGATTATTCCGTGAGCGTCGATGCGCTGGAAGCGCTTACCGGTTATGATTTTTTTTCGGCCGTCCCCGATGAGATAGAACGGCAGCTTGAAGATTAAAGATAGGAAACTTAAAAATAAGATAAAGTGCCGGCCTTGCTTTTTTTGTGCCGTTACTTTCCCGCACGAAATGTGTTTTTCTACTAGGATATTTTCATAAAACATGCTATAGTAATGCAGTTTCGGGGAGAAAATTATGAAAGCAAACAAATTTATCGATCACACAATACTTAAAGCGGATGCGGTTGAAAAAGATATTATTCGTTTATGCGCGGAAGCCAAAGAATACGGATTTTATTCGGTGTGCGTAAATTCGTGCTGGGTGCCGCTTGCCGCGAAGGAACTGAAGGGCTCTCCCGTTAAGGTTTGTTCGGTTGTCGCTTTTCCGTTGGGCGCGATGTCGTATGCGGCGAAGGTTTTTGAAGCGAAAAACGCCGTGGAACAGGGCGCCGATGAAATCGATATGGTTATCAATATCGGTTTATTAAAAGATAAAAAATATTCCGAAACGGAAAACGAAATCCGCGCGGTTAAACAGGCGATAGGCGACCGCGTGTTAAAAGTCATCATTGAAACCTGTTATTTAACCGATGAAGAAAAAAGAAAGGTATGCCAGCTTGCCGTGTCGGCGCGCGCCGATTTTGTAAAAACGTCCACCGGCTTCGGTACGGGCGGCGCAACCGTTGCAGACGTACAGCTTATGCTCGACACTGTTCAGGGAAATGCCCTCGTAAAAGCGTCCGGCGGTATTCGCGACGCCGCTACCGCCGAAAAATATTTGAAAATGGGCGTTATGCGCTTGGGCACCAGCAACGGTATAAAAATCGTAAAAGGCGAATAAATGATTTCCGACGAAGATTTGGTAAAAGAGGCGTGCAAAGCGCGCGAAAAAGCGTACGTGCCGTATTCCCGTTTTAAAGTAGGCGCCGCCTTGCTTACAAAAGACGGCAAAGTATATCACGGCTGCAATATCGAAAACGCTTCTTACGGGCTGACGAATTGTGCCGAGCGCAGCGCTTTTTTTTCCGCCCTGTCGGACGGCTGCCGTGCGGGCGAGTTTGTAAAACTTGCCGTAGTCGGTCAAACCGATGACGTTATTTCGCCCTGCGGAGCCTGCCGTCAGGTTATTTCCGAACTTGCGGGAAAAGATTGTCAAATTATTTTGGCAAACCTGAACGGCAAAATCAAAAAAACCGTTATTGCGGAGCTTTTACCCGGCGCCTTCAGTTCCGCGGATTTATAAGTAAAAAGAACCGCCCGAACGAGCCGGGTGCGGCCGCGTTTAATGTTTGTGCGCTTCGAGCCGGCGGCTTTTTGCCGTTACGCGCGGAACCTCGATTTTTAAAACGGTTACCGCGGCGGCCATTTGCGCCGATACGGTAAAATCCCTGTCCGTTTGCGTTTTCATAATACATTCAAGACCGAAAATCTTTTCATCGCCGTTTTCGACGATTTGTGCCGTTCCTTCTCCCATAACGCTTGCGTAGGCCGAACCGTATTTGCACGGGATTTCTCCGCCCGAAATCGGCGCGATGTCCGTGTCGATTTCAATAAAAACCTGCGGATTCTTTTTTATAAAATCGAGCTTTCGGCCTTCGTTTGCGCAATGAAGATACAGCGTCAATATTCCGTCGTTGAACAGCGCGCCGTAGTGAAGCGGCACCACGTAAGGGCGGCCTCCGTCGGCCATGCCGACATGTACGATCTTCGCTTTTTCTACAATGCGCGCAATCTGTGCAGGATCCGTAACTTCCCGATCTGTTCTTCTCATAAAAGATTCTTCCCGGCGTTTACTATAACGGAACGCGGAATTTTTGTTAAGAGGCGGAAAAAGCGGATTTTACGTCTTTTACCCATGCGTCGATTTTTTCCACAGACTTGGCGTCGCCCTTGTCCAAACAAAGCCCGAGCATTTTTTGTCCTTTTTGCATGCGCGAAAACGTAAAATTATAGCCGCTTGCGTTCACGCTGCCTACAAAGCGGGCGCCGGAAAACCGGAGTTTGTCGAAAAAGTCCGCTGCGCCGGAACAAAAGCTGTCGGGGTGGCGTTCCTGACTGCCGACTCCGACGACGGCAACGATTTTTTTTGAAAAATCGACGGTATGCAAAAGTTTTACCTTACTTCCCCAATCTTCCGCCAAAGAGCCGAAAAAGTAATTCGACGACATCAAAATCACATTCCGATAGTCCGCAATCACGTCGACGTCCGTTTCTTTCATATTGTGCACGTCGGCGCCCAGTTTTTCCGCAATTTGCTTTGCAAAAGCTTCCGTCGTGCCGCTCTTGCTTGCGTAAAAAATACCCGTTTTATTCATAAGGTTACAACCCCATAATACAATAAAATTTACCATTTTACAAACGGCATGCATATATACTACAACAGCTTTTGCATAAAAGCAATAAAGAATTATGTGCTTGATCGCGTTTCGCTAAAAATGCCGTAAAATTATTGAATGAAAAACCGCAGTGCGGTACAATATGTTAGACGACAATAATTAACGGCGAAGTCCGCCAAGGAGTTTTCGATATGGCAAGCATTCGATATACGCTTACGAAATTTTTATTTAAAAGCCTTGTGCGCCCGATGATGAAAAAGGCCGCCTCCGATCCTGAAAAATTTCTTAAAGAACAGTATAAGGCACAGCAAAAAAAGAAATTACCGCTTTCGGATCTTCACAAAAAATACGACTTCGATGAAAAAACGGCAGGCGAAATTCCGTATTATGCCGTACACAGCCGGCATAAAAAAAGCGGCGGTGCGGGTGCGCAAAAAAAGCTCGTGCTGTACTTTTTCGGCGGCGGCTTTGTGATGTCCGGCGATGCGGGCGATTTCGATTTTGCACAGGATATGGCCGATCAAACGGGAGCCGATGTGTGGATCGTGTGGTATAAACTTTTTCCTAAAACGACGGGAAAAGAACTTATCGAATCGATTATCGACGTTTATAAAGAAGCGCTCGGCTTATACGATGCGAAAGACATCGCCTTTTTCGGTCTGTCGTCCGGCGGCTCTTTGTGCCTTGACATTTGTACATACATTACCGAACAAAAACTCGGCCTTCCGCTTCCGGGCAAACTCATTCCGTTTTCGGCTACGATCCAAATGCCCCCGACAACCGCACAGCTTGACAATATGAAGCGCATCGCAAAAAAAGATGCGATGTTTACCGCAGAATACGTCGAAGCCGCATCAAAGATGATGTCGCTGTGCGGCGCGCTCGGTTTTTTGGGGAATTCCGTTTCATACAGCTGGAAAGGTTTTCCGCGCATCGCGGCCTTTTACGGAACGGACGAAATCTATTATGCCGAACTCGATGCCTTTAAGCAAAAATGTGAAGCGGACGGCGTTGCGCTTGAAATTCATATCGGAAAAGGCATGATGCACACGTGGGCTGCCGCCGGCTGGCTTCCGGAAGCGAAAGAAACGCGCAAAATTATTTACGCGTATATAAAAGAAAACTGAAATTTTTACCGCAGAAATTTTAAGGATATTCCACGCCATATTCGCGCGCAACTTTTTTGTACGCATACAACATATACGCGCCGTAAATCATCGTCGCTACTGCTCCTCCGATTCCCGCCACGGCATACACTTCAAGCCATGTCATTGTTGTCGTAAACGCTAAATACGAGGCCGCCAGCGAAAAGACAATCGGAACAGGCGCGATAAGATAGTCGATTTTTCTGTTCATGATTTTTCCGAGCGGAATAAAGTGCAAGCCGATAATAAGGGTTACGGCGGGAAAAATCAATTTTACAAGATGAACGGCCGAAAGTGTCACGGCAAAAACCGTAATCGCCGAATAGGTAATCGCGCTTACGATACTCATGTTTTTGAGAATCTTTTTTCCCGCATCGGACGGCACCGCTTTAAAACGCTTTGCGTGTTTGATATTTTTTATGCTTGCAAAAACGATGGTTCCGCCGTATGCGACGGTCAGCGCAAATAAAACCCTGCCGAGAGTGCCCCATGCGAAACAAAACCAAACGGAATAGAACAAAGTGAAAACCGCCATCATAATTCCGTAGGGCGCAATGTTTTGCGCAATCTCGCCGAATTCCTGCTTTGTGTCGTTATCCATATTTCCCTCCGAACCTCACAGTATCACAATCACCGCATCTTTTCCAGTGCGTTCAGCACGTTTGCAATATCTCCGTCTATGCATATCGAGCGCTCGCGGATTTCGTCGGGACAGAGCGCTTCGCCGTAATTGATGCACGCGTAAAGCGAACGCGGGTTGTCGGCGCACATGCGCCAAAACGGATATTTGATAATGCCGGGCGTATTCAAGCCGACGCCCAATTCCAAAAAGAGAATGTTTTCGTTTTTATGCGCCGCGATAAAGTTGCCGTAGCGTTCGGAAGCTCGATGCCAACCTTCGTCTTCCACGAATGTTGAATCGCTTCGAAGGTTCATCGACATCGGTTTTCCGCAGCGCGGACAGTACGGAATCAAATCGGACGGAATGCGCATGTCTTTTTGCGTTTCGACCATTTTGCGGACGGCCTCTTCGTTGTCGTAGGTTTTGTCGTGGCAGGGAACGGAACACTGCCATAAGCCGTAATCGCCCTGTGTGTAAAAGAGCCGCGTTTTATCAAAGTCCGCTTTTTGAAAGCAGTGATCGACGTTCGTCGTCAGCACAAAATAATTCTTGCCGGCCGTCAGCTTATGCAGATTTTCGTAGACCGGTTTCGGCGCATCGGTATAGCGGTTTATCATAATGTAGCGGCTCCAATACGCCCAAAATTCTTCGAGCGTTTTAAACGGATAAAAACTGCCCGTATACATATCGGTAAAGCCGTACTTTGCGCGGAAATCCGAAAAATATTTTTCAAAGCGCTCGCCCGAATAAGTGAAGCCTGCGGAAGTTGAAAGTCCCGCGCCGGCTCCGATGAGCACCGTATCCGCTTTCGAAAGCGCGTTGTTCAGCCGCTCAAGAAGCGGCAAGAAATCGTTTGTAAATTCCATAATCTTTTCCTGAATCTTTTCTATAAAAATTTAACGAGCCGGTATGCTGTTTTTTCACCTTTTCTTTTTTTCATTTTGCCGTACCTATGTCTTTATACATATATACTATTCCGATGTTCCTGCCGAATTTCCGCCAACAGTTCTTCAATCTTCCGTATTCAATAAACCCCTGCTTCTTATGAAATGCAATACTTTTTTCATTTTCATCGGATATATCAACGACAAGCTTTTTCATTCCGTGCAGTTTTGCGTCATTTTCCAGCAATGATACGATTTCCCGTCCCACGCCTTTTCCGGTCATTTCCGGTTTAATAAAATACATGCAATCGCCAAGTTCGTTAAATGTTCGGATGTTTTTATATTTTTCCAGCATGCAAAATCCGATAACATCGTTTGAATTATTCATTACCGCGTATGCACTTACAGTATTTTCATCAACGAGGGCATTAAAAAAATCGTAGTCAACCTTTTCGGATCGATATGCGGCAGTCGTATGTTCGATATAATAATTGAAAATATCGATCGTTTCTTTTTTATATTTTGCAGTCAGCCTGTTAAAATAAATATTCATCAGAACCACTCCGTACTTCTTATACAAAAATAGCACAAAAATCTAGTGTTTTCTATACTCATATCAGACTTCGACCGTCTTGACAGCCAAACGTTTTGGTTGTATGTTTATATGTGTTAGCTAACGGTGTATACAAAAAAAGGAATCTATGCCGAGGGACAAAACCGCCAATCATATAAAAATTATAGCCGCAGCAAAAGCCGAATTTATGGAGAAGGGCTTTGATAAGTCCTCCATGCGAAGTATCAGCAAACGCTGCGGTATGACGGCTGCGGGAATATATCGGCATTGTGTGGATAAAGCAGATCTCTTTGATCAAATTGTTGCTCCTGCGGTGGATCGCATAAACGCTTGGCTGGATGCACATATTGCGCGCTATGTGGATACGATGAATCAGAAGGAACACATTCAGTGGCGCGATTCCGAAATAGACATGATGCGTGAGATTATCTATCCGAACATAGAAGAATATCATCTATTGCTGGCAAAATCGCAGGGAAGCAAATACGAGCATTTCCTCCACGATCTTACAGAGGGGCAGCAAGCGCAGCTTTTAAAATATCTGCCGATGTTGAAAGCGCAAGGATACGCCGTGAAAGACATAGATTCAAAGGAACTGCATCTTCTGCTTTCGGCATATACGACCGCTCTTTTTGAACCGGTTATACATAATTACAGTTTGGAAGAAGCATTACATTGTCTGAAAGCGGTAGAGGCATTCTTTGTTCCGGGCTGGAAGCAGTTGTTCGGGTTTTAATACCTTGCATAATTGAATTAGGATAAAGTCTTACCGCCTGTCTTTGTTTATAAGAAGAGGCGATGAGGTTAAGTTAATGTTAGTTAATATTAACTATTGTTTGTTAGCTAACAAAAGGAAGTTTGCTTATGAAGGAAAAAGAAAAAAGTCCTTCGCCTATAGCGTGGGCGTTGGGACAAACAGGGGAACACAAAGATCAATATGTTCTGAGTGTTATCCTCGCAGTTATCGGCGTGGCCTTTTCCATCGCACCGTATTTTGTTGTTGTCGGCATCGTACATGGTTTGATGGGCGGAAACAAAGACCTGTCATATTATATGATACGTTGTCTGATTATTGCAGCGTTTTGGTTTTGCCGTGTACTGTTTCATGCGCTCAGTACATCGACAAGTCATAGAGCAACGTTTGCCGTGCTCGGGGAAATCCGAAAACGCTGCACGGAAAAACTGACAAGAATGCCGCTGGGTGCGGTGTTGGAGCAAAGTTCCGGGGCGCTCAAAAATACGCTCATCGAACGTATTGACAGCATTGAAACAACACTGGCGCATATCGTTCCGGAGTTCACCGCAAATTTACTGATCCCCATTATTATTTTGATCTATATTTTTACTATTGATTGGCGTATGGGGCTGGCTTCTCTTGCAACGATACCGGTTGGCTTTTTCTGTTACGGTCTTATGATGAAGGGCAGTCCTCAATTTTATCAACGCACGGTTACAGCCACAAAAGCGCTCAATGATACGGCGGTTGAATATATCGGCGGTATTCAAGTCATCAAGGTTTTCGGAAATACAAAAAGTTCCTACGACCGCTTCGTGCATGACGCGTATGAAGCCGCTCACAGCTATATCGATTGGATGCGCTCCTGTATTCTCACCTTTACATTCGCCACGGTAATCATGCCCGCCACAATGGTTTCCGTGCTCCCTATCGGCGGTCTTTTGGTGAAAAGCGGATCTCTTCCGCCGCAGAATCTGGTAACAATTATTATTCTCTCTGTCGGCATCATCACGCCGCTTATAACCTTGATGAGTTATTCGGACGACTTTCGAACGATGGGAACCATCTTCGGTGAAGTTCAAAGTATTTTGTACGCGCCGGAAATGGAGCGCCCTGTAGACGGAGCTATTCCAAAGGAAAACACGTTGAAGCTGCAGGATGTTCATTTTTCGTATAAGGAAAAGGAAGTGCTTCATGGCATTTCAATGGAAATCCCGGAGGGCAGCTTTATTGCGCTGGTCGGTCCTTCCGGCAGCGGAAAGAGTACCATTGCGCGCCTCATCGCTTCGCTTTGGGATGTGAGCAGCGGCTCAATTTTGCTGGGGGATACGGACATTCGCGAAATTCCGCAAGAGGCCTATTCGGATAAGATCGCCTTTGTCTCGCAGGACAATTATCTATTCAACATGACGGTCAGGGAAAATATCCGCATCGGGCGGGCGGATGCAACGGATGCGGAAGTTGAGGAAGCGGCAAAACACAGCGGTTGTCATGAATTTATTTTGGAGCTGGAGAATGGTTACGATACCGTGGTAGGCACTTCCGGCGGGCATCTTTCCGGCGGCGAGCGGCAGCGTATTTCCATTGCCAGAGCAATGCTGAAAGCGGCACCTATTATCATTTTGGATGAGGCAACCGCATACACCGACCCGGAGAACGAGGCGGTTATTCAGCGCTCTATCTCTAAGCTGACGGAGGGTAAGACGCTCATCGTGATTGCGCACCGGCTTTCTACGATTACCGCTGCCGATTGTATTTATGTCATTAAAGACGGCACCGTTGCAGACAGCGGAACCCATGATGAGCTTTTGTCTCATCACGGCTTATATGAAACGATGTGGAATGCACATATGGAGGTGAAAGATCATGCTTAAAGTTATTAGAAAGTTTTTTGCGTTCTGCGGTGAAGAAAACCGCCGGAAATTCATCACTTCCATTCGGCTCAATGTTATTCAGGCTCTGTTTGAGGCGCTAAAGATTCCGGCGATTGCGGTGATGATTCGGGCGCTGATGAACGGAACGGTAGACACAAAAGATATCCTGCTCTCGTTAGGGATTATGCTGATCAGCATTGCCGGATCGGGATTACTAAAATCAAAGGCTGTTATGTTACAGACCGAAGGGGGCTATGACACTTGTGCGAAAAAACGGGTGGAGATTGCGGAGCACATGCGGTATCTTCCTATGGGATACTTTAACGCCAACAGCCTCGGGCAGATTACATCTATTACAACTAACATAATGGAAAGTCTTGAAAATATTGCGACTCGTGTGGTAATGCTTGTCTGCGACGGCTTGCTTACAACCTCGCTTATTGTCATCATGCTGTTTTTCTTCGACTGGAGAATCGCCTGTGTGCTGCTCTGCGGTTTTTCGCTGTTTCTTTTTGCAAACAGCCGTCTCCGAATTGCTTCCGAAAAGGTGTCGGGAAAAAAGATACGCGCAGATGAAAGGCTGGTAGAAAAGGTTCTGGAATACTTGCAGGGTATGACCGAGGTTAAGGCTTACCGGTTGACGGGAGTTAAGAGCAAGGAATTAAATGAGGCAATCTCGGAAAACAGTAAGATCAATACCGACATGGAAACGACACTGGTGCCCCGCATAGCATTGCAGAGTTTTATTGCCAAGCTTACCGGTGTGGCAATGGTAGCTTTTTCATGCGCATTTTATTGTGCCGGAAGCATGGACGCGCTGAATGCTGTTGTCATGGTAATCTCCGCATTTATCATCTATACCAGTCTGGAAACGGCAGGACAATATTCGTCACTGCTGCGCGTGGTTGATATGAGTGTTGACCGGGCGCAGGAAATTCTGAACACGCCGCAGATGGATATATCCGGAGAAAATATTACACCGGCAGTGCGTGATATTACTGCGCAGGATATCGCGTTTTCTTATGAGAAGCGAAAGATCATTGACGGCATTTCATTGAAGATTCCGGAAAAGACCACGACGGCGATTGTCGGCCCTTCCGGCGGAGGCAAAACCACCTTGGTAAATCTGCTTGCACGGTTCTGGGATGTAGACGGAGGAACCGTTATGCTGGGCGGCCGGAATGTGAAGGATTACGATATGGATTCCTTGATGGCGAATTTCAGCTTTGTGTTCCAATCGGTTTATTTATTCCACGACACCATCGCCAACAATATCCGCTTTGGTCAGCCCGGCGCTCCGATGGAGGATGTGATTGCTGCGGCGAAAAAAGCCTGCTGCCATGACTTTATCTCAAGCCTTCCCCACGGATACGACACAGTAGTCGGTGAAGGCGGCGCAAGTCTTTCCGGCGGAGAAAAGCAGCGCATCTCCATTGCCCGCGCCATGATGAAAAATGCACCGGTCATCTTTTTGGATGAGGCAACCGCCAACGTCGATCCCGAAAACGAAAACGAGCTGATGCACGCTATCCAAGCGCTCACCGCCGAAAAGACCGTCATCATGATTGCCCATCGGCTGAAAACCGTAGAGAGAGCCGATCAGATTATCGTCGTAGACCGCGGCAAGATTGTGCAGCA is a window encoding:
- a CDS encoding ABC transporter ATP-binding protein, yielding MKEKEKSPSPIAWALGQTGEHKDQYVLSVILAVIGVAFSIAPYFVVVGIVHGLMGGNKDLSYYMIRCLIIAAFWFCRVLFHALSTSTSHRATFAVLGEIRKRCTEKLTRMPLGAVLEQSSGALKNTLIERIDSIETTLAHIVPEFTANLLIPIIILIYIFTIDWRMGLASLATIPVGFFCYGLMMKGSPQFYQRTVTATKALNDTAVEYIGGIQVIKVFGNTKSSYDRFVHDAYEAAHSYIDWMRSCILTFTFATVIMPATMVSVLPIGGLLVKSGSLPPQNLVTIIILSVGIITPLITLMSYSDDFRTMGTIFGEVQSILYAPEMERPVDGAIPKENTLKLQDVHFSYKEKEVLHGISMEIPEGSFIALVGPSGSGKSTIARLIASLWDVSSGSILLGDTDIREIPQEAYSDKIAFVSQDNYLFNMTVRENIRIGRADATDAEVEEAAKHSGCHEFILELENGYDTVVGTSGGHLSGGERQRISIARAMLKAAPIIILDEATAYTDPENEAVIQRSISKLTEGKTLIVIAHRLSTITAADCIYVIKDGTVADSGTHDELLSHHGLYETMWNAHMEVKDHA
- a CDS encoding ABC transporter ATP-binding protein gives rise to the protein MLKVIRKFFAFCGEENRRKFITSIRLNVIQALFEALKIPAIAVMIRALMNGTVDTKDILLSLGIMLISIAGSGLLKSKAVMLQTEGGYDTCAKKRVEIAEHMRYLPMGYFNANSLGQITSITTNIMESLENIATRVVMLVCDGLLTTSLIVIMLFFFDWRIACVLLCGFSLFLFANSRLRIASEKVSGKKIRADERLVEKVLEYLQGMTEVKAYRLTGVKSKELNEAISENSKINTDMETTLVPRIALQSFIAKLTGVAMVAFSCAFYCAGSMDALNAVVMVISAFIIYTSLETAGQYSSLLRVVDMSVDRAQEILNTPQMDISGENITPAVRDITAQDIAFSYEKRKIIDGISLKIPEKTTTAIVGPSGGGKTTLVNLLARFWDVDGGTVMLGGRNVKDYDMDSLMANFSFVFQSVYLFHDTIANNIRFGQPGAPMEDVIAAAKKACCHDFISSLPHGYDTVVGEGGASLSGGEKQRISIARAMMKNAPVIFLDEATANVDPENENELMHAIQALTAEKTVIMIAHRLKTVERADQIIVVDRGKIVQQGTHTQLMDQNGIYRNFIGERREAASWKVKK